The following proteins are encoded in a genomic region of Dokdonia donghaensis DSW-1:
- a CDS encoding TPM domain-containing protein, which yields MLEKEFFMGFRFRESVLTLLLCIVSMTAVAQYTIPDKPTKANPDAVYDYIGLLSEGQKNALERKLIKYSDTTSTQIVVAVISSSNGEGLDMLGAKWGQKWGIGQADEDNGILILLAKDDRKIDINTGYGIEGIISDRDAEQIINRIMIPQFKQGNFYAGLDQGTDAIFQGLQGNFTGSRPDDSGFPIQPILMFIFFVIILIIISRNNHRGGGGRDGGNGTRRTGSLLDVIILSNMGRGGFGGGGGSFGGGGSFGGGGGFGGGFGGGGFGGGGASGGW from the coding sequence ATGCTAGAAAAAGAATTTTTTATGGGATTCCGCTTTCGCGAAAGCGTACTCACTCTTCTTCTCTGTATTGTGAGTATGACGGCAGTTGCACAATACACAATACCAGATAAACCCACCAAGGCAAATCCAGATGCTGTTTATGACTACATAGGTTTACTCTCTGAAGGTCAAAAAAATGCTTTAGAACGTAAACTTATTAAGTATAGTGATACCACCTCAACACAAATTGTAGTTGCGGTAATCTCATCATCAAACGGTGAAGGTCTCGATATGCTAGGTGCAAAATGGGGACAAAAATGGGGAATAGGCCAGGCAGATGAAGACAATGGGATTCTTATACTCCTAGCAAAAGACGACCGAAAGATTGACATCAATACTGGCTATGGTATTGAGGGTATTATCTCAGATCGTGACGCAGAGCAAATCATAAATCGCATAATGATTCCGCAATTTAAACAGGGTAATTTTTATGCAGGCCTTGATCAAGGTACAGATGCTATCTTTCAAGGGTTACAGGGTAATTTTACAGGCTCTCGACCAGATGATAGTGGTTTCCCCATACAACCTATCTTAATGTTTATCTTCTTTGTCATCATATTGATTATCATAAGTCGTAACAATCACCGTGGTGGTGGTGGTCGTGACGGTGGTAATGGTACTAGAAGAACTGGCTCACTACTAGACGTTATTATACTCAGTAATATGGGGCGCGGCGGTTTTGGCGGCGGTGGCGGTTCCTTTGGAGGTGGCGGCAGCTTTGGAGGCGGCGGTGGCTTCGGGGGAGGTTTTGGCGGTGGCGGCTTTGGCGGCGGTGGTGCTTCTGGAGGCTGGTAA
- a CDS encoding dodecin family protein yields MAVLKVIEVLASSEKSWENAAENALEHASKSLKNIRSLYVNEQNCVVGDDGKIKEYRMNCKITFEVK; encoded by the coding sequence ATGGCAGTATTAAAAGTAATAGAAGTATTAGCAAGTTCAGAAAAAAGCTGGGAAAACGCAGCAGAAAATGCACTCGAGCACGCAAGCAAGTCTCTTAAAAACATACGCTCTTTATATGTAAATGAGCAAAACTGTGTAGTAGGCGATGACGGAAAAATAAAGGAATACCGTATGAACTGTAAGATTACTTTTGAAGTAAAATAA
- a CDS encoding GSCFA domain-containing protein, with the protein MKLQTQIPLEPASHQFGYDHKLLLLGSCFAQNIGDKLAYYKFQAVTNPFGIIFNPVSLEQLVADAVANKTYTEADVFELDGVWKSFYAHSDKNALTRLGAVIHLQEAQQLLRQQLIEASHLFVTLGTAWVYKHIERDEVVANCHKVPQKTFTKQLLSVTEIQESLSRICELVKTLNLKIEIAFTVSPVRHIKDGMVENTRSKSHLLTAVHQLVDSREASYFPAYEIVMDELRDYRFYASDMVHPSEQAVTYVWERFIEVYAFAKAQQIMKKVAQVQQGLAHRPFNEDSAAHQKFITDLAKKQQALTEVYPFMNF; encoded by the coding sequence ATGAAACTGCAGACCCAAATACCGCTAGAGCCTGCTTCTCATCAATTTGGGTATGATCATAAACTTTTACTACTAGGTTCTTGCTTTGCGCAAAACATAGGAGACAAGCTAGCATATTATAAATTCCAAGCGGTTACAAATCCGTTTGGAATTATTTTTAATCCCGTCTCACTAGAGCAGCTAGTAGCAGATGCTGTTGCAAATAAAACCTATACAGAAGCAGATGTTTTTGAACTAGACGGCGTCTGGAAATCTTTTTATGCACACAGTGATAAAAACGCCCTTACGAGACTAGGAGCTGTGATACACTTGCAAGAGGCCCAGCAATTACTCAGGCAGCAGCTCATAGAGGCTTCTCATCTATTTGTCACATTAGGTACTGCTTGGGTGTATAAACATATTGAACGTGATGAGGTGGTGGCAAACTGTCACAAGGTGCCACAAAAAACCTTTACTAAACAACTCCTATCTGTCACCGAAATTCAAGAGAGTCTGTCTCGTATTTGTGAGCTGGTAAAAACACTTAACCTAAAAATTGAGATTGCCTTTACAGTGTCGCCAGTGCGTCATATTAAAGATGGTATGGTAGAAAATACCCGTAGCAAGTCACATTTACTCACTGCAGTTCATCAACTTGTAGATAGTCGTGAGGCGAGTTATTTTCCGGCTTATGAGATTGTGATGGATGAGTTGCGTGACTATCGTTTTTATGCAAGTGATATGGTACACCCATCTGAGCAGGCTGTTACCTATGTATGGGAGCGTTTTATAGAGGTGTACGCTTTCGCGAAAGCGCAACAAATAATGAAAAAAGTAGCTCAAGTCCAACAAGGGTTAGCTCACAGACCTTTTAATGAAGACAGCGCTGCGCACCAAAAATTTATTACAGATCTTGCAAAAAAACAGCAAGCCTTAACTGAAGTGTATCCTTTTATGAACTTCTAG
- a CDS encoding M23 family metallopeptidase, whose protein sequence is MSKVKYYYDSETLSYRKVERKKGRTFGAALIFIASSALMGLLITIAVFNSGVDTPKERKLERELSNMTLQFEMQEKKLDQIERVLANVEERDNNVYRVLFEASPISNDVRLAGFGGVNRYKNLEGYDNSAMITNSAKRIDQITKRLVIQSKSLDEIAKLAEEKEALLKTIPAIQPVQNKDLSRIASGYGMRVHPIYKYRKMHNGMDFTAPPGTPIYATGDGTVKKVGLGSGYGKMVIIEHGFGYKTYYAHMSKYNTKVGRKVKRGEIIGYVGNTGLSSGPHLHYEVWKNGKVVNPVNFYHNDLTPEEYDIMLAAAALENQSLD, encoded by the coding sequence ATGTCTAAGGTAAAATATTACTACGATAGCGAGACACTATCTTACCGAAAAGTAGAGCGAAAAAAGGGACGCACCTTTGGAGCCGCACTTATCTTTATTGCTTCTTCTGCTCTTATGGGGCTTCTTATAACGATTGCTGTATTTAACTCTGGTGTAGACACACCTAAAGAGCGTAAGCTAGAGAGAGAACTTTCTAATATGACACTTCAGTTTGAAATGCAAGAAAAGAAACTCGATCAGATAGAGCGTGTACTGGCAAATGTAGAGGAGCGTGATAATAATGTATATCGTGTACTCTTTGAAGCGAGCCCTATCTCTAATGATGTGCGTCTAGCAGGTTTTGGTGGGGTTAACCGCTATAAAAACCTTGAGGGTTATGATAACTCTGCTATGATTACAAATAGTGCAAAACGTATAGACCAGATCACAAAACGACTTGTGATACAATCTAAATCACTAGACGAGATTGCAAAACTCGCCGAAGAAAAAGAAGCCCTACTTAAAACAATACCTGCTATACAACCAGTTCAAAATAAAGATCTCTCTAGAATAGCTTCTGGATACGGAATGCGAGTGCACCCTATTTATAAATACCGAAAAATGCATAATGGGATGGACTTTACAGCTCCGCCTGGCACACCTATTTATGCAACTGGTGACGGTACTGTAAAAAAAGTAGGTTTAGGTAGCGGGTATGGTAAGATGGTAATTATAGAACACGGTTTTGGATACAAAACCTACTATGCCCATATGAGCAAGTACAATACAAAAGTAGGACGCAAGGTAAAACGTGGAGAGATCATAGGTTATGTAGGTAACACAGGCCTCTCATCTGGACCACACCTACATTACGAAGTTTGGAAAAACGGTAAGGTGGTAAACCCAGTAAATTTTTATCACAATGATCTTACTCCTGAGGAGTATGATATTATGCTAGCTGCCGCTGCACTAGAAAATCAATCACTTGACTAA
- a CDS encoding MerR family transcriptional regulator: protein MHIDLPEKRYYSIGEVAKAFDVNASLLRFWEKEFDVLQPKKNARGTRKFTPSDIKNLELIYHLVKERGFTLEGAKIHLKEGKKEILSNFDIIRKLEGVKAQLLEIKGDL, encoded by the coding sequence ATGCACATAGATCTTCCAGAAAAGCGATATTATAGTATAGGCGAGGTTGCAAAGGCCTTTGATGTAAACGCATCGCTCCTGCGCTTCTGGGAGAAAGAGTTTGACGTGCTTCAACCTAAAAAGAATGCGCGTGGTACTCGTAAGTTTACTCCAAGTGACATTAAGAATTTAGAGCTTATCTATCACCTAGTAAAAGAGCGTGGCTTTACACTAGAAGGCGCAAAAATCCATCTTAAGGAAGGAAAAAAGGAGATCTTGAGCAACTTTGACATTATACGCAAGCTAGAAGGCGTAAAGGCGCAGTTACTAGAGATTAAAGGTGACCTCTAA
- a CDS encoding TetR/AcrR family transcriptional regulator: MKSTTLTRKQEICITAARLFKQKGYSAVTMRDLAAEVGVKAASLYNHIASKEEILNEVIVNIAESFTEGIQGIRLADTKVAEKLEAVIAQHVHLTADNPYGMASLNNDWMHLGEGKEKYLALRSAYEQHFREIIKKGKAQNVLKDIDEEVILFSTLGTLRNLYLWIPKKADLQRSKLIDSLCETLLNGVKTT; this comes from the coding sequence ATGAAATCTACTACGCTTACGCGAAAACAAGAAATCTGTATCACAGCCGCTAGACTTTTTAAACAGAAAGGGTATAGCGCTGTAACAATGCGTGATCTCGCTGCAGAGGTAGGTGTAAAAGCGGCAAGTTTATATAATCACATTGCCTCAAAAGAAGAAATACTTAACGAGGTAATAGTAAACATAGCCGAAAGCTTTACCGAAGGCATACAAGGCATACGCCTTGCAGATACAAAAGTGGCAGAAAAACTTGAAGCCGTTATAGCCCAGCACGTACACCTCACGGCAGATAATCCTTATGGAATGGCATCGCTAAATAATGACTGGATGCACCTAGGAGAGGGCAAAGAAAAGTATCTTGCCTTGCGTAGTGCCTATGAGCAGCACTTTAGAGAAATTATAAAAAAGGGTAAAGCACAAAATGTACTTAAGGATATAGATGAGGAAGTGATTCTCTTTTCAACCTTAGGAACTCTAAGAAATCTCTACCTGTGGATTCCTAAAAAGGCAGATTTACAACGATCAAAGCTCATAGATTCTCTCTGTGAGACCCTGCTTAATGGGGTTAAAACGACATAA
- a CDS encoding LemA family protein, which translates to MKKGLIAVIAIIALIAIVGFMVGPKFYNTAIDLQENATSQWANVESSYQRRADLIPNIVNTAKGYAEFEQSTLIKVTEARSKATSIQIDPSNITPAQLKQFQQAQQGLTSALSRLLAVFERYPDLKANENFKELINELERTENRINVERNRFNDTVKPYNKHLKTFPNNVINSFIGNFAEMDYFEADAGSEDAPNVEFDFGS; encoded by the coding sequence ATGAAAAAAGGACTTATTGCTGTCATTGCCATTATCGCTCTTATAGCCATCGTAGGATTTATGGTAGGGCCTAAATTTTACAACACCGCAATTGACTTACAAGAAAATGCAACTTCACAGTGGGCAAATGTTGAAAGCTCATACCAACGTAGAGCAGACCTAATACCTAACATTGTAAACACTGCAAAAGGATATGCAGAGTTTGAGCAGTCTACACTTATAAAAGTGACAGAAGCACGATCTAAAGCTACCTCTATACAAATAGATCCTTCTAACATTACACCAGCACAACTCAAGCAGTTTCAACAAGCGCAGCAAGGACTTACCTCTGCCCTATCTAGATTACTTGCCGTTTTTGAGCGTTACCCAGACCTCAAGGCAAATGAAAACTTTAAAGAACTCATAAACGAGCTTGAGCGTACAGAAAACCGCATAAACGTGGAACGTAACAGATTTAACGATACGGTAAAACCATATAACAAACACCTTAAGACGTTTCCTAACAATGTAATAAACTCATTTATAGGAAACTTTGCAGAGATGGATTACTTTGAGGCAGACGCTGGATCTGAAGATGCTCCAAATGTGGAATTTGATTTTGGAAGCTAA
- a CDS encoding TPM domain-containing protein → MASTVEDFLSKEDEEAIITAIRESEQQTSGEIRVHLEHHSKKDALVRAQELFHLLKMDNTKDENGVLIYVAVDDHKLAICGDKGINNKVPADFWESTKDKIIAQFKQDNFRDGLIDGVRCAGEKLAQYFPWEHGDVNELPDEITTS, encoded by the coding sequence ATGGCATCTACAGTAGAAGACTTTTTAAGCAAAGAAGACGAAGAGGCAATCATAACAGCCATACGCGAGTCTGAGCAACAGACCTCTGGAGAAATAAGAGTGCACCTAGAGCATCATTCTAAAAAGGATGCTCTAGTGCGTGCTCAAGAGTTATTTCACCTACTTAAAATGGACAATACTAAAGATGAAAATGGTGTGCTCATTTATGTTGCTGTAGATGATCATAAACTTGCCATTTGTGGCGACAAGGGAATTAATAATAAGGTCCCTGCAGACTTCTGGGAGTCTACAAAAGACAAAATAATTGCTCAGTTTAAACAAGACAACTTCCGTGATGGACTTATAGATGGGGTGCGCTGTGCTGGTGAAAAGCTTGCACAATACTTTCCGTGGGAGCACGGAGATGTAAATGAACTTCCAGACGAAATAACGACTTCTTAA
- the alaS gene encoding alanine--tRNA ligase produces MKSQEVRKQFLEFFKSKNHSIVASAPMVLKDDPTLMFTNAGMVPFKEYFLGNATPKNNRLADTQKCLRVSGKHNDLEEVGKDTYHHTMFEMLGNWSFGDYFKEEAIAWAWEFLTEVVKVDKDSIYVSIFEGDESEGLKRDQEAYNIWTKHIDESRIINGNKKDNFWEMGAQGPCGPCSEIHVDIRSAEEKAAVDGKSLVNMDHPLVIEIWNLVFMQYNRLANGSLTKLPNQHVDTGMGFERLCMVLQGVQSNYDTDVFTPLMREVETITSSKCGETEETDIAVRVIADHVRAVSFSIADGQLPSNTGAGYVIRRILRRAIRYGFTFLDTKEPFIYKLVSTLVNQMGDAFPELEAQKNLITNVIREEEASFLRTLDKGLILLDNVIANTKGDTVSGDKAFELYDTYGFPIDLTALILSEKNLKLDEAGFDAALKEQKDRSRAATKVETDDWNILQEDAEEEFVGYDTLEASVKITRYRKTESKKDGELYQLVFNLTPFYPEGGGQVGDKGYLETPSGEVVYIIDTKKENNLIIHLAKNLPRSTEGTFKAVVDVKQRSRTAANHTATHLLHQGLRKILGTHVEQKGSMVHSRNLRFDFSHFSKVTIEELKEVEDFVNARIRENLTLEEQRGIPYDQAIQEGAIALFGEKYGDAVRTIRFGKSMELCGGTHVKNTGEIWHFKITSEGAVASGIRRIEAITSDAAKDYFTSETEAYNQVKATLKGNQDPVKAITSLLDENAALKKQVEALIKEKAQNLSGDLAKEFVDIDGVDFLAKKVDLDAGAIKDLAFKLGENKDNVFLLFGTEQNGKALLSCYISKELVASKNLNAGTVVRELGKHIQGGGGGQPFFATAGGKNPAGIDAAIAEVKNYLV; encoded by the coding sequence ATGAAATCTCAAGAGGTACGTAAACAGTTTTTAGAATTTTTTAAGTCCAAAAATCATTCCATAGTCGCCTCTGCGCCAATGGTTTTGAAGGACGACCCGACCCTGATGTTTACAAACGCTGGAATGGTTCCGTTTAAAGAATACTTTTTAGGAAACGCTACACCAAAAAACAACAGACTTGCAGACACCCAAAAGTGTTTGCGTGTTTCTGGTAAGCATAATGATCTTGAGGAGGTAGGAAAAGATACGTATCACCACACGATGTTTGAGATGCTGGGTAACTGGTCTTTTGGAGATTACTTTAAGGAAGAAGCGATTGCTTGGGCTTGGGAGTTTCTTACAGAAGTAGTAAAGGTAGATAAGGATAGTATCTATGTTTCGATTTTTGAAGGTGACGAGTCTGAAGGGCTTAAGCGTGATCAAGAAGCCTATAATATCTGGACAAAGCACATAGACGAGAGTCGCATTATAAACGGAAACAAGAAAGATAACTTCTGGGAGATGGGAGCCCAAGGCCCCTGTGGACCTTGCTCTGAGATACACGTAGACATACGCTCTGCCGAAGAAAAAGCAGCCGTAGATGGGAAGTCACTTGTAAATATGGATCACCCGCTCGTAATCGAGATTTGGAATCTGGTATTTATGCAATACAACCGTCTGGCAAATGGCTCGCTCACAAAGCTTCCTAACCAGCACGTAGATACGGGAATGGGATTTGAGAGATTATGTATGGTCCTGCAAGGGGTGCAGTCTAACTATGATACAGATGTGTTTACACCACTTATGCGTGAGGTAGAAACCATTACCTCATCAAAATGTGGCGAGACAGAAGAAACAGATATTGCGGTACGTGTGATTGCAGATCACGTGAGAGCGGTATCATTTTCTATAGCAGATGGACAGTTACCGTCTAACACAGGTGCTGGCTATGTAATACGACGTATACTGCGTCGTGCCATACGCTACGGATTTACATTTTTAGACACAAAAGAACCATTTATATATAAATTGGTTTCCACACTTGTAAACCAGATGGGAGATGCCTTTCCAGAACTGGAAGCACAAAAAAATCTTATTACAAATGTGATACGAGAAGAAGAGGCTTCGTTCTTGCGCACGCTTGATAAAGGACTCATACTATTAGATAATGTAATTGCAAATACAAAAGGTGATACAGTTTCTGGAGATAAAGCTTTTGAGCTTTATGACACCTATGGCTTTCCAATAGATCTTACAGCACTTATACTAAGTGAGAAAAATCTAAAACTAGATGAAGCTGGTTTTGACGCTGCGCTCAAAGAGCAAAAAGATCGCTCTCGTGCAGCAACTAAGGTGGAGACAGACGACTGGAATATCTTACAAGAAGATGCTGAAGAGGAGTTTGTAGGATACGATACACTAGAAGCATCTGTTAAAATTACTCGCTACCGTAAGACAGAGAGCAAAAAAGACGGGGAGTTATATCAACTCGTATTTAATCTTACTCCGTTCTATCCAGAGGGAGGAGGGCAAGTAGGTGATAAAGGATATCTAGAGACTCCAAGCGGGGAGGTGGTTTATATCATAGACACAAAGAAAGAAAACAACCTTATAATACATCTTGCAAAAAATCTCCCAAGATCTACCGAGGGAACTTTTAAGGCAGTGGTAGATGTGAAGCAACGTAGCCGTACGGCTGCAAACCATACTGCAACACACTTATTGCACCAGGGGCTTCGTAAGATATTAGGAACACACGTGGAGCAAAAGGGAAGTATGGTACATAGCAGAAACCTGCGTTTTGATTTCTCTCACTTTTCTAAAGTGACAATCGAGGAGTTAAAAGAGGTAGAAGATTTTGTAAATGCACGCATACGCGAAAATTTAACTCTAGAAGAGCAACGTGGTATTCCTTATGATCAAGCTATTCAAGAAGGAGCGATAGCGCTCTTCGGCGAAAAGTATGGAGACGCTGTAAGAACTATCCGTTTTGGAAAGTCTATGGAGCTTTGTGGTGGTACGCACGTAAAAAACACAGGAGAAATCTGGCATTTTAAAATTACTTCAGAAGGTGCAGTGGCATCTGGTATACGCCGTATAGAAGCAATTACTAGTGATGCAGCCAAAGATTACTTTACTTCAGAAACCGAAGCTTATAATCAAGTAAAAGCTACCCTTAAAGGGAATCAAGATCCAGTAAAGGCGATTACTAGCCTACTGGATGAGAATGCTGCTTTAAAAAAGCAAGTAGAAGCACTTATAAAAGAGAAGGCTCAAAACTTAAGTGGTGATCTTGCAAAAGAATTTGTAGACATAGATGGTGTAGATTTCTTAGCAAAAAAGGTAGATCTGGATGCGGGAGCCATTAAAGATCTTGCATTTAAATTAGGAGAGAATAAAGACAACGTGTTCTTGCTATTTGGAACAGAGCAAAACGGTAAAGCATTACTAAGCTGCTACATTTCAAAAGAGCTTGTCGCTTCAAAAAATCTAAACGCAGGTACTGTCGTGCGTGAGTTAGGAAAGCACATCCAAGGTGGAGGTGGAGGGCAACCTTTCTTTGCCACTGCAGGAGGTAAAAATCCAGCAGGTATAGACGCTGCCATTGCAGAGGTTAAGAACTATCTTGTATAA
- a CDS encoding aromatic amino acid hydroxylase, protein MHTNVESNPLLDRLPPHLKQYIKAQDYEQYTPINQAVWRYVMRKNVDYLSKVAHESYVMGLKKTGISIDNIPSMYGMNRILKEIGWAAVAVDGFIPPNAFMEFQAYKVLVIASDIRQLENIEYTPAPDIIHEGAGHAPIIASPDYAEYLRRFGEIGAKAISSAHDMEMYEAVRTLSILKEADGITQEAIDAAERSVEQLQNKEVQPSEIALIRNLHWWTVEYGMVGTVENPKIYGAGLLSSIGESTWCMTDEVKKIPYSIDAAYQEFDITKPQPQLFVTPDFAYLMQVLEEFAGTMAVRKGGWRGLKKLIESKQIGTLELNTGLQVSGIFTEMIQNDDNEVVYFATQGETALSYREKELIGHGVNRYKNGFSSPLGKLKGINLSIENMGPRDLKAYDFYDGKPISFEYESGITVSGLNVTGMRNLGGQLMLIQFTDCTVTYGDKILHDPSMGDFDLVIGSQIVSAFAGAADFLSFDLITHLAETNTVRPTLSEKEDTLNRLYQQVRLQRESNQIDNESLLEVFASLQKDYPQDWLCALEIYELTKDTAVLAHLKEVQNRREQVAHLITNGLELIQ, encoded by the coding sequence ATGCATACAAACGTTGAGAGTAATCCTCTATTAGACAGGCTTCCGCCACACTTAAAACAATATATCAAAGCACAAGATTATGAGCAGTACACGCCCATAAATCAAGCCGTATGGCGCTACGTGATGCGTAAAAACGTAGACTACCTTAGTAAAGTAGCCCACGAGAGCTATGTGATGGGGTTAAAAAAAACCGGTATCTCTATAGATAACATCCCTTCTATGTACGGGATGAACCGTATTCTTAAAGAAATAGGCTGGGCAGCAGTGGCGGTAGATGGTTTTATACCACCTAATGCGTTTATGGAGTTTCAAGCTTATAAAGTGTTGGTTATTGCAAGTGATATACGCCAGCTAGAAAACATAGAGTATACCCCTGCACCAGATATTATACACGAGGGAGCTGGGCACGCACCTATAATTGCAAGTCCAGACTATGCAGAGTATTTAAGAAGATTTGGAGAGATAGGTGCAAAAGCCATTTCTAGTGCCCACGATATGGAAATGTATGAGGCGGTACGTACTTTATCTATTCTTAAGGAGGCAGACGGCATCACACAAGAAGCCATAGACGCCGCCGAAAGAAGTGTAGAACAATTACAAAACAAAGAGGTACAGCCTTCTGAAATTGCACTTATACGCAACCTGCACTGGTGGACGGTAGAGTATGGAATGGTAGGTACTGTAGAAAACCCAAAAATTTACGGAGCAGGATTACTCTCTTCTATAGGTGAGAGCACCTGGTGTATGACAGACGAGGTAAAGAAAATACCTTACTCGATAGATGCTGCATACCAAGAATTTGACATTACAAAACCACAACCTCAACTCTTTGTCACACCAGACTTTGCATACCTAATGCAAGTCTTAGAAGAATTTGCAGGTACAATGGCAGTACGTAAAGGCGGATGGCGCGGACTAAAAAAACTCATAGAATCAAAGCAAATAGGAACACTAGAACTCAACACAGGCTTACAAGTAAGTGGCATATTTACAGAGATGATTCAAAATGACGATAATGAGGTTGTTTACTTTGCTACTCAAGGTGAAACAGCACTTTCTTATAGAGAGAAAGAACTTATAGGCCACGGAGTAAACCGTTACAAAAACGGTTTTAGCTCTCCTCTAGGCAAGCTTAAGGGCATAAATCTCTCTATAGAAAATATGGGACCAAGAGACTTAAAAGCTTATGACTTTTATGATGGCAAGCCTATCTCTTTTGAGTATGAAAGTGGTATTACCGTAAGCGGGTTAAATGTTACTGGGATGCGTAACCTAGGTGGGCAGTTAATGCTTATACAGTTTACAGATTGTACGGTAACTTATGGTGACAAAATTTTACACGACCCATCTATGGGAGATTTTGACCTAGTGATAGGCTCACAAATTGTCTCTGCCTTTGCAGGAGCGGCAGACTTCTTATCTTTTGATCTCATAACACACCTAGCAGAGACTAATACGGTAAGGCCTACACTCTCAGAAAAAGAAGACACGCTTAACAGGCTCTACCAGCAAGTACGATTACAAAGAGAAAGCAATCAAATAGACAATGAATCACTTCTTGAGGTATTTGCAAGCTTACAAAAAGACTACCCGCAAGACTGGTTATGTGCCTTAGAAATATATGAACTCACAAAAGACACCGCCGTACTCGCACATCTTAAAGAGGTGCAAAATCGCAGGGAGCAAGTAGCACACCTCATCACAAATGGCCTAGAATTAATACAGTAA
- a CDS encoding rhodanese-like domain-containing protein, whose protein sequence is MGFLSKLFGNKKDKLNEYISRDGIIIDVRSKAEYDSGAIPGSKHIPVQNIAAQATTIKNWNKPVICVCASGGRSATAAAVLRSKGVEAINGGAWMSAYKKMNG, encoded by the coding sequence ATGGGATTTTTAAGCAAGCTCTTTGGAAATAAAAAGGATAAACTTAATGAATACATCTCTCGTGATGGTATCATCATAGACGTTCGCTCAAAAGCCGAGTATGATAGCGGCGCCATACCAGGCTCAAAGCACATACCTGTGCAAAACATAGCCGCCCAAGCCACAACGATTAAAAACTGGAACAAGCCCGTAATATGCGTTTGTGCCAGCGGTGGCCGCAGTGCTACAGCCGCAGCCGTCCTTAGATCAAAAGGTGTTGAAGCAATTAATGGAGGCGCCTGGATGAGTGCTTATAAGAAAATGAATGGGTGA